A region of uncultured Desulfobacter sp. DNA encodes the following proteins:
- a CDS encoding HD domain-containing protein, with amino-acid sequence MKIDPVEIIRQFYDPDSKLFAILVEHSRKVAEKSLEIAKGVVHLNPDMDFIEKGAMLHDIGIFKTSSPKIGCAGEYPYVCHGYLGRELLDGLGLPQAFGLVSERHTGAGITLENIIEADLPLPHRDMVPVTLEEKIICCADKFYSKSPKSKDKIMTREKIEKKLSKLNPGHAQRFAAWADEFKL; translated from the coding sequence ATGAAGATAGATCCAGTGGAAATCATCAGGCAGTTTTATGATCCGGATTCAAAGCTTTTTGCCATTTTGGTGGAGCATAGCAGAAAGGTGGCTGAAAAAAGCCTGGAAATTGCAAAGGGCGTTGTTCACCTGAATCCGGACATGGACTTCATAGAAAAAGGCGCCATGCTCCATGACATAGGCATTTTTAAAACCAGCTCCCCGAAAATCGGCTGTGCGGGAGAATATCCCTATGTATGCCATGGATACCTTGGGCGTGAACTTCTGGATGGACTTGGGCTGCCCCAGGCGTTCGGACTTGTGTCCGAACGCCATACCGGAGCCGGCATCACCCTTGAAAATATTATTGAAGCAGACTTGCCCCTGCCCCACAGGGACATGGTGCCGGTCACCCTGGAAGAAAAAATTATCTGCTGCGCAGACAAATTCTATTCAAAAAGCCCCAAAAGCAAAGATAAAATCATGACCCGGGAAAAGATCGAAAAAAAATTGTCCAAACTTAATCCGGGTCATGCACAAAGGTTTGCCGCCTGGGCAGATGAATTTAAACTCTAA
- the msrB gene encoding peptide-methionine (R)-S-oxide reductase MsrB: protein MKPKLIIVILATLFIALGFYAFAGMEGEMKEEVLNNKMMDENIMDKSMMDDHMMEIEIATFAGGCFWCTEADFEKVNGVQKVISGYTGGHKPHPSYQEVSMGGTGHTEAIQVYFDPTVVTYKELLDYFWRHINPTDAGGQFVDRGNQYRSEIFYHTHRQKMEAAASKKALEAAKIFDKPIVTRITEFETFYPAEAYHQDYYKKNPVRYKYYRWNSGRDNFIEKTWKNNQMKKNGMDEAPMGKEMDAVNKMKEDKMSMWTRPSDADIKKMLTPMQYKITQHEGTEPPFRNEFWDNKKEGIYVDIVSGEPLFSSTDKFKSGTGWPSFTRPLEPEHVVEKTDRSLFMTRTEVRSKVADSHLGHVFDDGPAPTGLRYCINSGALKFIPKDKLAEEGYEKYAKLF, encoded by the coding sequence ATGAAACCCAAACTGATCATTGTGATCCTTGCCACCCTGTTCATCGCCCTTGGATTTTATGCCTTTGCCGGCATGGAGGGGGAGATGAAAGAAGAGGTCTTGAATAATAAAATGATGGACGAAAATATAATGGATAAGAGCATGATGGATGATCATATGATGGAAATTGAGATTGCCACCTTTGCCGGGGGCTGTTTCTGGTGCACAGAGGCAGACTTTGAAAAGGTCAATGGCGTCCAAAAGGTGATTTCCGGATACACCGGCGGCCATAAGCCCCATCCCTCCTATCAGGAGGTCTCCATGGGCGGCACAGGACATACCGAGGCCATTCAGGTCTATTTTGACCCAACGGTCGTAACCTATAAAGAACTTCTGGACTACTTCTGGCGCCACATCAATCCCACGGATGCCGGCGGCCAGTTTGTGGACCGGGGAAACCAGTACCGCTCTGAAATCTTCTACCACACCCACAGGCAAAAGATGGAGGCCGCGGCTTCCAAAAAGGCCCTGGAGGCCGCCAAGATCTTTGACAAGCCCATTGTCACCCGGATCACGGAATTTGAAACCTTTTATCCTGCCGAGGCGTACCACCAGGACTACTATAAAAAAAATCCTGTCCGCTACAAATACTACCGGTGGAATTCCGGTCGTGATAATTTCATAGAAAAGACATGGAAAAACAATCAGATGAAAAAAAACGGGATGGACGAAGCCCCCATGGGCAAGGAGATGGACGCCGTGAATAAAATGAAAGAGGACAAGATGTCAATGTGGACAAGGCCATCGGATGCCGACATCAAAAAAATGCTGACCCCCATGCAGTATAAAATCACCCAGCATGAAGGCACGGAACCGCCCTTCCGGAATGAATTCTGGGATAATAAAAAAGAGGGGATTTATGTGGATATCGTGTCGGGAGAGCCTTTGTTTTCCTCAACGGACAAGTTCAAGTCCGGCACAGGCTGGCCCAGTTTCACCCGCCCCCTGGAACCGGAGCATGTCGTTGAAAAAACGGACAGAAGTCTGTTCATGACCCGCACCGAGGTCAGAAGCAAGGTAGCCGATTCCCACCTGGGCCATGTGTTTGACGACGGTCCGGCGCCCACAGGCCTTCGGTACTGCATTAATTCCGGGGCCTTGAAGTTTATCCCCAAAGACAAACTGGCCGAAGAGGGATATGAAAAGTACGCAAAACTTTTCTGA
- a CDS encoding NADP-dependent glyceraldehyde-3-phosphate dehydrogenase codes for MNNHQKIVSLFPAESDIPEEFRISEPLEQKEFLVNGQIHHWDGPVQDVFSPVCVALDGCFKKKRIGSYPLLTEKEALEALEAASRAYDSGRGHWPTLAVEERIRHMEKFAYLMKEKRGEVVRLLMWEIGKNFQDACHEFDRTLDYILGTIEALKDLDRAGSRFDITQGVAAQIRRAPLGVVLCMGPFNYPLNETFTTLIPALIMGNTVIFKPPKLGVLLHRPLLEAFQNAFPPGVINTVYGKGSRVVGPLMESGRIDVLAFIGTSRVGDSLKKQHPRPHRLRCVLGLEAKNPAIILPDAKLDVAVKECLLGALSFNGQRCTALKLLFVHESIAEKFLDMLCQEVEKLEPGLPWQNGVGITPLPEENKTAYLQELITDARQSGAAIRNKSGGLVNQTFMFPAVLYPVTPQMRVFKEEQFGPVIPVVPYKSIEEPLRYVTDSEYGQQISIFGTDPGPIAELIDPLVNQVCRVNINSQCQRGPDTFPFTGRKNSAEGTLSMSDALRVFSIRTLVAGKLNDLNKEIISTITRERKSRFLSTNFLL; via the coding sequence ATGAATAATCATCAGAAAATTGTCAGCCTGTTTCCCGCAGAATCAGACATCCCGGAAGAGTTTCGAATTTCGGAACCCCTGGAGCAGAAAGAATTTCTGGTTAACGGCCAGATCCACCACTGGGATGGTCCGGTGCAGGATGTGTTTTCACCCGTATGCGTGGCGCTGGACGGCTGTTTTAAAAAAAAGCGCATCGGCAGCTATCCGCTGCTCACGGAAAAAGAGGCACTGGAGGCTTTGGAGGCAGCCAGCCGGGCCTACGACAGCGGTCGCGGCCACTGGCCGACCCTGGCTGTGGAGGAGCGTATCCGTCATATGGAAAAGTTCGCCTACCTCATGAAGGAAAAGCGCGGGGAGGTTGTTCGCCTTCTCATGTGGGAAATCGGCAAAAACTTCCAGGATGCCTGCCACGAGTTTGACCGTACCCTGGATTATATCCTGGGCACCATTGAAGCGCTCAAGGATCTGGACCGGGCCGGATCGCGGTTCGACATCACCCAGGGGGTGGCCGCCCAGATCCGCCGCGCGCCTCTGGGGGTGGTTTTGTGCATGGGGCCGTTCAACTATCCCTTGAACGAAACCTTTACCACCCTGATTCCGGCCCTGATCATGGGCAATACCGTGATCTTCAAACCGCCCAAACTGGGTGTTCTGTTGCACCGGCCCCTGCTTGAGGCCTTTCAAAACGCCTTTCCGCCGGGGGTTATCAATACCGTATACGGCAAAGGATCCAGGGTTGTGGGTCCGCTGATGGAATCAGGCCGCATTGATGTACTGGCCTTTATTGGTACCAGCCGGGTCGGCGACAGCCTCAAGAAGCAGCATCCCCGGCCCCACCGCCTGCGCTGTGTGCTGGGGCTGGAAGCCAAAAACCCGGCCATTATTCTGCCGGATGCAAAACTTGATGTGGCGGTTAAGGAGTGCCTTCTGGGCGCCCTGTCATTCAACGGTCAGCGCTGTACAGCCTTAAAGCTTTTGTTTGTGCATGAATCCATTGCCGAAAAATTTCTGGACATGCTCTGTCAGGAGGTGGAAAAGCTTGAACCGGGTCTGCCCTGGCAAAACGGGGTGGGGATCACCCCCCTGCCCGAAGAAAACAAAACAGCCTATCTCCAGGAACTCATCACAGATGCCCGGCAATCGGGGGCGGCGATCCGCAATAAAAGCGGCGGCCTGGTCAATCAGACCTTCATGTTTCCGGCTGTGCTCTACCCGGTGACCCCGCAGATGCGCGTTTTTAAGGAGGAGCAGTTCGGCCCTGTGATTCCCGTGGTTCCCTATAAATCCATTGAAGAACCCCTGAGGTATGTCACGGATTCAGAATACGGCCAGCAGATCAGCATCTTCGGCACAGATCCCGGCCCCATTGCGGAACTCATCGATCCCCTGGTGAATCAGGTCTGCCGGGTCAACATCAACAGCCAGTGCCAGCGCGGTCCGGATACATTCCCCTTTACCGGGCGTAAAAATTCCGCCGAAGGGACTCTGTCCATGTCCGACGCCCTGCGGGTTTTTTCCATCCGCACCCTGGTGGCCGGAAAACTCAACGATCTGAACAAGGAGATCATCTCGACCATTACCCGTGAGCGCAAATCCCGCTTCTTATCCACGAATTTTCTTTTGTGA